A DNA window from Mus caroli chromosome 8, CAROLI_EIJ_v1.1, whole genome shotgun sequence contains the following coding sequences:
- the C8H16orf78 gene encoding uncharacterized protein C16orf78 homolog: MTEVVEGTENLMPTERKSFWRTAEERRMSDLTRVLEWLERRQGKKRGLQKKKEETKSTEEKAGKKNVVTKKKLEKDSRKVTFHKGYVRPVKKKEPTIYRKRNEIDLKSKRLSMITANFRDSNKKAGQSGSRRTSESTDIDIKDVIALETNSRVSAFRRQSSADPGLQEGMFGSRRAGILRDWANKAPDNNYERKLKSLMEKGMEPKMEISKMLKPEEVLSCRYLRLSKNNIKTLIKLCKDAGMDVDIHPHMVEAEIDAKKIFGHRLSVAL; the protein is encoded by the exons ATGACAGAAGTGGTAGAAGGCACCGAGAATCTGATGCCCACTGAGAGGAAGTCCTTCTGGAGGACAGCTGAGGAGAGGCGAATGTCTGACCTGACCCGGGTGCTGGAGTGGCTGGAGCGGAGGCAGGGCAAGAAGCGTGGCCTTCAG aaaaagaaggaagagacaaagagtacagaagagaaggcaggaaagaaaaacGTAGTCACTaagaagaagctagaaaaagaCAGCCGCAAAGTGACCTTCCACAAG GGCTACGTACGTCCTGTCAAGAAGAAGGAACCCACCATTTACCGCAAGAGAAATGAAATAGACCTAAAGAGCAAGCGTCTGAGCATGATCACTGCCAACTTCAGGGATAGCAATAAGAAGGCTG GTCAGTCTGGATCCAGAAGAACATCGGAGAGCACAG ACATAGACATCAAGGATGTCATAGCCCTAGAAACCAACAGTCGGGTAAGCGCTTTCCGAAGACAAAGCTCCGCAGATCCTGGACTTCAGGAAGGCATGTTTGGCAGCCGGAGGGCAGGCATCCTGAGAGATTGGGCAAACAAGGCTCCCGACAACAACTATGAACGCAAGCTGAAGAGCCTTATGGAGAAGGGCATGGAGCCCAAGATGGAGATCAGCAAGATGCTGAAGCCAGAGGAGGTGCTGAGCTGCCG GTACCTGCGTTTGTCCAAGAACAACATCAAGACCTTGATCAAGCTGtgcaaggatgcagggatggatgtGGACATCCACCCCCACATGGTGGAGGCCGAGATAGACGCAAAGAAGATCTTCGGACATCGATTAAGCGTAGCGCTCTAG